Proteins from one Bactrocera neohumeralis isolate Rockhampton chromosome 3, APGP_CSIRO_Bneo_wtdbg2-racon-allhic-juicebox.fasta_v2, whole genome shotgun sequence genomic window:
- the LOC126752363 gene encoding uncharacterized protein LOC126752363 — translation MPLLLANYQSGIVVAQVAYGMLLDYNNICVMNRINADDKHNRKYLLKLATNDLLDDERMSLPAVGSRTGSATETFSYQQNLDLYCQKETQQINAQYNSVAPSGSGPTPLQYLNNIFGLKAPSQTAFVHPNISTEDVFNLRSFQYSNATRHFEPNHCDNQAQEICSSNVPQKQPRLSLLSTGMPADLSNQFNQAPIGITATSALKREGNTNDSSMNKSPPRVSLLAATLNEITYALPKGPGATANAITTASVAAEVKARDGVSGSAVAESPEVVAVEAATTKQPSAISSQNSPSMRGMQNINESSLGFGMSFCPSEDSIRSSMHHI, via the exons ATGCCATTGTTGCTAGCAAATTATCAATCGGGTATTGTTGTTGCTCAAGTGGCATACGGCATGTTACTGGATTACAATAACATTTGCGTGATGAATAGAATAAATGCTGATGACAAGCACAACCGCAAGTATCTACTCAAATTAGCGACAAATGATTTGTTGGACGATGAGAGAATGTCTTTACCGGCTGTTGGGTCGCGAACAGGGTCTGCCACTGAGACATTTTCATATCAGCAAAACCTTGACCTGTACTGTCAAAAAGAGACACAACAAATAAACGCTCAATACAATTCCGTGGCACCAAGTGGCAGTGGTCCAACACCTCTTCAgtatttaaacaatattttcgggTTGAAAGCTCCGTCACAAACAGCGTTCGTACACCCAAATATCTCGACAGAAgatgtttttaatttgagaaGTTTTCAGTATTCAAATGCGACCAGGCATTTCGAACCCAACCATTGCGATAATCAAGCTCAAGAAATATGTAGCAGTAATGTGCCCCAGAAGCAACCTCGCCTTTCTCTACTGTCAACAGGTATGCCAGCTGATCTGTCGAACCAATTCAATCAAGCGCCAATCGGAATTACCGCTACGTCTGCGTTGAAACGTGAAGGTAATACGAATGATTCATCAATGAATAAGAGTCCGCCGCGCGTATCTCTATTGGCAGCGACGCTGAATGAAATAACATACGCTCTACCGAAAGGGCCTGGAGCGACAGCAAACGCGATCACAACAGCCTCTGTTGCAGCGGAAGTCAAAGCCAGAGACGGAGTCAGCGGATCAGCGGTAGCTGAAAGTCCAGAAGTGGTAGCAGTTGAGGCGGCAACGACGAAACAGCCGTCAGCGATTTCCAGTCAAAATAGCCCATCCATGCGCGGCATGCAAAACATTAACG AGTCATCTCTTGGTTTTGGCATGTCCTTCTGTCCGAGCGAGGATTCAATTAGAAGCAGTATGCATCATATTTAG